Genomic window (Pseudothauera hydrothermalis):
CTTGGTTTCGGGCGTGTTCAGATGGCCCAGCACCGAGTGCAAGGTGGTGGTCTTACCGGAACCGGTAGGCCCGCAAACAAAGAAAATGCCGTGCGGGCTGGCGATCGTCTCGCGCAGACGCGCCAAATTGCGCGCCGACAAGCCGAGCTGATCGAGCGCGATCGGTTCGCTGTTGGCCAAGATGCGCATTACCACATCTTCGGTGCCGCCTGCGGTGGGTACCGTTGCCACCCGCAGCTCGATGTCCAGCGGAGCAAACTTGCGGAATTTGATTTTGCCGTCTTGCGGACGCCGGCGCTCAGAAATGTCCAGATCGCACATAATCTTGATGCGCGTGACCAGCGGATTGCGGTAGCTGGCAGGCACTTCGATATAAGGCAGCAACACACCGTCGCGGCGAAAACGCACCAAAGTTTTTTCTTTGCCGGGACGCGGTTCAATGTGAATATCGGAGGCGCCTTGGCGATAAGCGTCGATGATGATCTTGTTGACCAGCTTGACCAGCTCGTTGTCGGCGGCGGCATTGATGTCGTCGTGGACCGAACTTTCGTGCTCCTCCTCGGACAGATCGGACAACAAATCATCGACCGAAGCCATGTCGAGCGAAGGCGCGAAGAACTGATCGAGCGTGCGCTCGAACTCTTGGCGCGTGGTCACCCGGAAGACCAGCCGGGCACGTGGGAAGACGTTATGGACAATGCGCGAAGAACGCACCTGCTCCGGATCCACCGCCATCACCACCACGCCTTCGGTGGTTTCCTCCAACGGCAGCCAGAGATTCTGCTGGGCATACTCGCGTTTGATGTTGCGCAGCAGATCCATCGGTTTGACCCGGTCGGCCCGATAAGGCTCATACGGCACGCCGTAAAAACGCGCCGCCGCCTCGCCCAGCTCCGCGTGGGACAGCCCCAGCGTCTCGATCAGCACCTGCTCGGTACTCACCCCTTGTTCGCGCGCCAGCCGGGTCGATTCGCCCAGTTCCTCTGCGGTAATGCGGCCATCGGCCACCAGTGCATCGAAGCGCGAGCGCAGGGTTGCGGGCGCGCTGCGGTGCTTGGCAAAAGCCACCCCCAAGGTGTGCGCCAAACCCAGCAGACCTTCCTCGGCCACCGCAGAGAAACGGCCGCTGGTGGCGTTGATGAGCTGAATCACCCCTTCGAGCCGACCGCTTTCCGGCTCGATGACCGGCGCGGCCAGTATCTGACGGGTGCGAAAGCCGCTGCGCTCGTCGACTTCCCGGTTGAAACGCAGCTTGGGCGACAAGGCATGGAGCTCCGCCTCATCATAGACATCAGCAATATTGACCAGTACCCGACGCAGGGCCACATAACCGGCAATGCTGGTTTCATCGATCGGCAGCTTGATGCGCTGCATGGTCTGCAAACCGGTCTTGATCTTGGTGACAATGGCCTGCCCGCTTTCGTCCAGTGTATAAATCGTCAGACGTTCTGCGCCGAACAATGCACAAATATCGTCGGCCAGTTCGAAAACGATCTGGTCAGCATCCAAAGTCAAGTGGATTCGGTTGGTGACTGCCTGTAGCCCTTTGAAGAAGGCCAAGCGGCCGGCCATATCGGTTCCGGCCGGTTTTTGGGAAGATGCACTCACGTTCGTCTGCCCTGAATGGTTCGGTATTGATCGATCATTTATCCCATCAACGATTCGCAACTCCGGCGCAACGGTTCAGAACTCCAGCACTTCGCCCTGAACCAGGGCCCGGGGCCGCAATGCTCCGCCACGACGCGCAATCTGTGCCATGATGCGCTCACCGGCGCCCGGTTTGAGGTGACTGATATATACCTGGGGCGAGACTTCGAGTTCATCGAGCATCGTCGCCAACAACGCCGGCGAAAGGTGGCGGGATGCCAAGGCCAATCCATGCTGCTCATCCGCAAAGGCGGTCTCGACGATCAAGTGACGCAGATCAGACAGCCGGTTGAGCACATCGATCAGCGGTTTGCAGTAGGTCGTGTCGCCGGTATAAACCAGCTTGCCGGCGCCACTATCCAGGCAGTAACCCAAGGCAGGCACGGTGTGGTGGGCAGGCAATGCGGTGATCACACGCTCGCCCAGACGCACACATTCGCCGACCTTGATCGGCTGCAGGCGCAAAAAAGGCCGGTGACGGCTCGGAATGGCGGTAAAGTCCGGCCAGATCAACCAGTTGAAAATATGCGCACGCAAAATGCGCAAGGTTTCCGGGGAGCCAAAGACGGTCAGCGGGAAATGCCGGGACTCGCCCACTGAGTCGACCATCAAGGGAATGGAGGCAATGTGATCGAGGTGGGCATGGGTCACGAAAACATAATCGACCGCCCGCAACGCATCCAGCGTCAGATCGCCAACACCGGTGCCGCAGTCGAGCAGGATATCCTCATCCACAAGGAAACTACTCGTCCGCGACGACGCGCCACCGATGCCGCCGCTGCAGCCGAGTACTGTCAGTTTCATCCGAGTAATTCCACCAGCCGGCCCGCGGCCGGTCGAAAGACTGTGTGCGGCAGCCTAACATCGGCGCCCCCCAGACGGGCAGCACAAATTCACGCTCGGGCTCATCGATACCCACCCAGCTCAACTGCGCAGGAAAAACTCCATCTTGACGCCCGCGATTTCGATGATGTCGTGATCGTTAAGCCGATGCGCCTGCGCATCCAGCGTCTTGCCATTGACCATGGGAAAGTACGCCCCTTCGACATGGGTGATGTAGTAACCGTGCGGCCGGCGAGTGATGACTGCCACCTGATTGCCCGGTTTGCCCAGCGTCGTGAGCGATTTGGTCAGCGCCAACTCGCGCCCGGCATTGGGCCCGCTGAGCACTTGCAGGGCGCCTTCGGGAAGCGCCGAAGGTGTTTGCGGCGTCTCGAACGTTTCAGGCGGGAAATGCTGAGTACGCACCTGCGAACGCTCCAAGGATGTTGCTGTGAGCGCTTCGACCTCGGGTGCGCCGGCCGCGCGCAGCGCTGCGGTATCTACCACATCGACCGCGCCCGCTCCGGACGGCGCGGCATCGACCAGGAACTTCAGCCGGTACTTACCCAGTTCGATCACATCATGATTTTTCAATACATGCTTTTTGACCGGCTGGCCATTCACATAGGTACCGTTGGTGCTGTTCAGGTCTTCGAGAAAAGCATCATTGAGTATGCAGACGATGACTGCGTGATGCCCGCTGATGGCGAGATTATCGATCTGGATGTCATTGTCCGGCTTGCGACCGATGGTGGTCCGCTCCTTTTTGAGAATGACCTCCTTGAGCACCAGACCGTCCATACTGAGGATCAACTTCGGCATTGCCTCTCACCCATCTTCTATTGCATCAACCGCCAGCATTGGGCGATCTGTCATCTGTCACCGCAGCCAGCACGACCGTGATGTTGTCCCGCCCGCCTTCTGCGTTGGCGCTGGCCACCAGCGTTGCGGCACACGCCTGGACATCGCCCGGCGCCGCCAGCAAGCTGGCAAGCTCATCGGCATCGACCATGTCAGTCAGGCCATCCGAACACATCAGCAGCAAATCGCCCGGCTGCAGATCGGTGCGCCCGACGTCGACCAACACCTCGTCCTCGACCCCAAGCGCCCTTGTAAGCATGCCACGGAAAGGCACCCTGCGGGCCTGCTCCGGGCTAATCATGCCGCCGTCGACCAGCTCCTGCAACATGGTGTGGTCATGGGTGAGCTGATCGAGTCGGCCGGCGCGCAAGCGGTAAAGCCGCGAATCGCCCACGCTGGCGAAGATCAGCCCGTCGGCGCACGGGTTGGCGACCACCACCGTGGCGCCCATACCGGTCAAGCCCCGGTCCCTGGCCGCCGCAGCGCGCACCGCGTCGTTGGCTGCAAGCACCGCTGCCCGCAGCGCCGAAGCACGGGCGTCGACACCGTACTCAGGCAAGCGCTGGCGCAACACCTCACCGATGGTGTCGATAACGATGCGCGCGGCCACATCCCCGGCGTTATGACCGCCCATACCATCTGCCACAACCGCATATGAAAGACCGGGTTCGACGAGAAATGCATCCTCGTTACGCACCCGCTGCAGACCGACGTCGCTGAGCGCCGCCCAGCGCACGGCAAGAGACGATGCTTGCATCCGGCACTCCAGACACCCCGGCTGTTGCCGCAAAACCGCTGCAGCACCGGCGGCCGCTGCGGTAGGGTGATTCTAGCAGTGCACAGCCGACGCTGTCCTGTGGCGGACACCGCAATGCACACAACAAAAAGCGCCGGACCAGCCGGCGCTTTGCATGCAAGAACGATTCCAGGGCGATCAGAGCAGGGATTTGAGCAGCTTGCCCATCTCGGACGGGTTACGGGTGACCTTGAAGCCGCACTCTTCCATGATGGCGAGTTTGGCGTCCGCCGTGTCGGCCCCACCCGAGATCAGCGCGCCGGCATGGCCCATGCGCTTGCCCGGAGGCGCGGTGACGCCGGCGATGAAGCCGACGATGGGTTTTTTCATGTTGTCCTTGCACCAGCGGGCCGCTTCGGCCTCATCCGGGCCGCCGATTTCGCCGATCATGATGACGGCGTCGGTATCCGGATCGTCGTTGAACATCTTCATGACGTCGATGTGCTTGAGACCATTGATCGGGTCGCCCCCGATACCCACGGCGGAAGACTGGCCCAGGCCCAGCTCGGTCAGTTGCGCCACGGCTTCATAGGTCAGGGTGCCGGAGCGGGACACCACGCCAATGCGGCCCTTCTTGTGAATATGGCCGGGCATGATGCCGATCTTGATTTCATCGGGGGTGATGAGGCCGGGGCAGTTGGGACCGAGCAGCAGAGTTTCCTTGCCGCCGTTGGCCACCTTCTGCTTCATCTTGTTGCGCACGATCAGCATGTCGCGCACCGGAATGCCCTCGGTGATGCAGATGGCCAGATCCAGATCGGCCTCGCAGGCTTCCCAGATCGCGTCGGCAGCGCCGGCCGGCGGCACGTAGATGACCGAGACGGTAGCGCCGGTGGCTTCCTTGGCTTCCTTCACGGAGGCGTAGATGGGCACATCAAAAATCTTCTCGCCGGCCTTCTTGGGATTGACGCCGGCTACGAAGCAGTTTTTGCCGTTGGCGTACTCGATGCACTTTTCGGTGTGGAACTGGCCAGTCTTGCCGGTGATGCCCTGGGTGATGACCTTGGTATCTTTGTTGATCAGGATGGACATGCGCAACGCTCCTTACTGAACGGCGGCGACGATTTTTGTCGCGGCTTCCGCCATGGTATCGGCGGAGATGATCGGCAGACCCGATTCGGCAAGGATTTTCTTGCCAAGGTCTTCATTGGTGCCCTTCATGCGCACCACCAGCGGAACGGAAAGATGCACCTCGCGCGCGGCAGCCACCACGCCGGTGGCAATGGTGTCGCAGCGCATGATGCCGCCGAAGATGTTGACCAGAATGCCCTTGACCTTGGGGTTCTTGAGCATGATCTTGAAGGCTTCGGTGACTTTTTCGGTGGTCGCACCGCCGCCCACGTCGAGGAAGTTGGCCGGCTCGGCGCCGAACAGCTTGATGGTGTCCATGGTGGCCATGGCCAGGCCCGCACCATTGACCAAGCAGCCGATATTGCCGTCCAGGCTGATATAGGCCAGATCGAACTTGGACGCCTCGATCTCGTCCGGGTCTTCTTCATCCAGATCGCGGTAAGCGACGATCTCCGGATGACGGAACAGCGCGTTCGAGTCGAAGTTGAACTTGGCGTCCAGCGCCTTGATGTTTCCGTTGCCCTCCAGGATCAGCGGATTAATTTCCGCCAAAGAGGCATCGGTTTCCATATAGCAGGTATAGAGTTTCTTGAAGGTGTCGATGGCCTGAGCCTGAGACGCCTCCGGCACGCCAATACCCACGGCAAGCTCACGGGCTTGCGCGTCGGTCAGGCCGACCAGCGGGTCGACGAACACCTTGATGATCTTTTCAGGCGTGTTGTGCGCCACTTCCTCGATGTCCATCCCCCCTTCGGAAGAGGCCATCATGGCCACCTTCTGGGTGGCACGGTCGGTGAGCGCAGCCACATAGTATTCTTTCTTGATGTCGGCGCCTTCTTCGATCAACAGACGACGCACCTTTTGGCCTTCCGGGCCGGTCTGGTGAGTCACCAGCTGCATGCCCAGAATCTGGCCGGCCAGTTGCCGGACTTCGTCCAGCGAACGCGCCAGCTTCACACCGCCGCCTTTGCCGCGCCCGCCCGCATGAATCTGGGCCTTGACCACCCAAACGTTGCCGCCCAGCTCTTGGGCTGCCGCGACTGCTTCATCGACGCTGAAACACGCCTTGCCGCGCGGCGTCACCACGCCGTATTTCCTCAGCAGTTCTTTTGCTTGATACTCATGAATTTTCATGATTGCCCTTCGATCGAAGTCGCAGACCGATACCGTCCGCGAACAGGTTGATGGGTCGTTTCGGAGCGAGACTCCACGATGCGCGCCAGCCTCCCTCGTCCGGCGCAGTCACCACGTGTGGCGCGACCGCCTGGGCCGGCCCCGGCCCCTGCGCACACGCCAAAACGGACCGGCGCACGGCAGGACCGGCGGATTATAACCGGATTTGTGCGCTGCGACTGGCCCTTACCCGCGGCGGCGCGGCAGGCAGGCGCCCGGTCCGCACTCAGGAGCCTGCGCGGTTGGCGCGGTACCACTTGGGATAGTAGCGGCGCACGGTTTCGCTGCCGGTCTCCAGCGCATGACAGCGGTCGAGCTGAAACGGCTTCTCACCATGATCCTCGTTATCCCGGCGAAAGGTGGCGAAAGTCTGAATGGCCGCGGTCGGCAGACTGAATAACAGTTCGGTGATATGTGAGCAACCCCGCACATCGGCAAACATCTCGGCCACCGTCCGCCGAAAGCCGCGCACCAGGTTCAGGCCAATCAAGTTACGGTAAGCCGGCCCGATGGTGTCGCACCCGCCCGGATACGGCACCCAGTCGGAGCAGGCCTCGGCATCGACAATGTTGAAGGCCGCATCGATGGTAATCCGCACACGCATCTCATGGACCGGGTCGCCGGCCCGGCGCACACCCGAAGCAATGGAATAATCGAGCTCTTTCACATCGCGCAGACAGGCATCGAGCTCCAGCAAACCGTCGTCGCGACGGAATCCTTCGATCTCGATACGGCGTGTATGAACCCGCTGCCGCGGGGATTTGGGGGCAGAAAGCGGCATGTTCTACGTACGGTCACGTATGGTGTGGCCGATCTTACCGCGATTTCGTCCACAGTAGCGGATCATGATGCCGCCCGGTGAACACCCGGAAGCGGCCAGCGCAGAGATTGTGCACAGGGCACATGCAAGAGGCGGCCGCAACCACTAAAATGGCCGGCATTCTCAGCGTCGCCACGGCCTGGCGCCGCTCAACAACCCGCATTGCGGACAATGACTGAAACCAAGCGAAGACGGACACCACGCAGCCGACTCGTATCACGCCCCCTTTTGCTCGCCGCCGCATCGGCCGCGTTGTCCGCAGCAGGCACCGTGCACGCGGTCGCGCTCGGTGAAGTGCTGTCGCTATCGGCCTTGGGCGAGCCGCTCCGGATCGACATCCAGCTTGCCGCCGGCACACTGGATGAAGCGGGCGAATGTCTGCGTATCGCCCCCGGCGCGGCCGGCGCAGGGCCGTGGGTCAGCCGGGCACGTATCTCGACCTCCTCACACAACGGCAAAGTGGTCACCATCAGCGCACCGACGCCGATCAACGAGCCGGTGCTGCGTCTGGGCATCGACAATGTCTGCGCCGCGCGGCTACGCCGCGAATACACCCTCTTACTCCCTTTCCCGGTGACCCGCCCGACTGCGGCAGACCAGACAGTGGCGAACCCAGTGGCGAACCCTATGGCAGCCGACGCGAGCGCTGCGCCGGCCGGACCATCGCCCCGCCCCACACCCCCGGCGCAGCGCGCTGCGCCCACAGCCGCCTATCAGACATGGACCACCGCACCCGGCGAATCCCTGGAAAGCCTCGCCGCTGCGCTCTTCCCCGGTCAGCCGGCAGCGCGCGAACGCTTCATCGATGAAGTGGTGCGCGCCAATCCTACGCTCTTCCCAGATCGCGGCGCACGCAGCCTGGCGCTCGAGCCCGGCACCGAACTATTGGTACCGGATCCGGCGCGGCTACGCATACCGGCGCCCACCGCAACCGCCCGCCCCAAGCGGGCGGCCGGCGCCTTGGGAGCGCCAGCGCCAGCCGCAACGCCCAGCCGTCCCGCGCCGCCACCGGATGCACCGCAAACAGACCGTCTAGTGGTCCAGATGACCAACGACCGCCCGGCCACCGACGCGGGCACGGCGTCCCACTCCGGCAACGACGTCGATGCCCGCGAGCGCCAATTGCTGACCGCCATCGACCGCAGTATCCAAGCGCAGTTGGAACTGCTCGAACGCATCCGCGAACTGGAGCGCCTCCAGGCCGAGCTCATCGAGCGCGCCAACCGCCTCGGCACCATCCCGGTCACAGCGCCCAATCCGCCTGCGGTCGAACAACCGGCCGCGCAGCCTGAGCTGACCGCCAAACAACCTCCCGACGCCCGACCAAGCCGCGACTGGCCGCTTTTTCTTGCCTTGTTCGCCGCCTCGGTCGCCGTCCTGTTCGGTTGGCAGAGGCTCGCGCAACGACGCCGCCGCGCCGCGCTAGCGCACCAGAC
Coding sequences:
- the sucC gene encoding ADP-forming succinate--CoA ligase subunit beta, encoding MKIHEYQAKELLRKYGVVTPRGKACFSVDEAVAAAQELGGNVWVVKAQIHAGGRGKGGGVKLARSLDEVRQLAGQILGMQLVTHQTGPEGQKVRRLLIEEGADIKKEYYVAALTDRATQKVAMMASSEGGMDIEEVAHNTPEKIIKVFVDPLVGLTDAQARELAVGIGVPEASQAQAIDTFKKLYTCYMETDASLAEINPLILEGNGNIKALDAKFNFDSNALFRHPEIVAYRDLDEEDPDEIEASKFDLAYISLDGNIGCLVNGAGLAMATMDTIKLFGAEPANFLDVGGGATTEKVTEAFKIMLKNPKVKGILVNIFGGIMRCDTIATGVVAAAREVHLSVPLVVRMKGTNEDLGKKILAESGLPIISADTMAEAATKIVAAVQ
- the sucD gene encoding succinate--CoA ligase subunit alpha; this translates as MSILINKDTKVITQGITGKTGQFHTEKCIEYANGKNCFVAGVNPKKAGEKIFDVPIYASVKEAKEATGATVSVIYVPPAGAADAIWEACEADLDLAICITEGIPVRDMLIVRNKMKQKVANGGKETLLLGPNCPGLITPDEIKIGIMPGHIHKKGRIGVVSRSGTLTYEAVAQLTELGLGQSSAVGIGGDPINGLKHIDVMKMFNDDPDTDAVIMIGEIGGPDEAEAARWCKDNMKKPIVGFIAGVTAPPGKRMGHAGALISGGADTADAKLAIMEECGFKVTRNPSEMGKLLKSLL
- a CDS encoding 3',5'-cyclic-nucleotide phosphodiesterase, giving the protein MKLTVLGCSGGIGGASSRTSSFLVDEDILLDCGTGVGDLTLDALRAVDYVFVTHAHLDHIASIPLMVDSVGESRHFPLTVFGSPETLRILRAHIFNWLIWPDFTAIPSRHRPFLRLQPIKVGECVRLGERVITALPAHHTVPALGYCLDSGAGKLVYTGDTTYCKPLIDVLNRLSDLRHLIVETAFADEQHGLALASRHLSPALLATMLDELEVSPQVYISHLKPGAGERIMAQIARRGGALRPRALVQGEVLEF
- a CDS encoding GspE/PulE family protein: MAGRLAFFKGLQAVTNRIHLTLDADQIVFELADDICALFGAERLTIYTLDESGQAIVTKIKTGLQTMQRIKLPIDETSIAGYVALRRVLVNIADVYDEAELHALSPKLRFNREVDERSGFRTRQILAAPVIEPESGRLEGVIQLINATSGRFSAVAEEGLLGLAHTLGVAFAKHRSAPATLRSRFDALVADGRITAEELGESTRLAREQGVSTEQVLIETLGLSHAELGEAAARFYGVPYEPYRADRVKPMDLLRNIKREYAQQNLWLPLEETTEGVVVMAVDPEQVRSSRIVHNVFPRARLVFRVTTRQEFERTLDQFFAPSLDMASVDDLLSDLSEEEHESSVHDDINAAADNELVKLVNKIIIDAYRQGASDIHIEPRPGKEKTLVRFRRDGVLLPYIEVPASYRNPLVTRIKIMCDLDISERRRPQDGKIKFRKFAPLDIELRVATVPTAGGTEDVVMRILANSEPIALDQLGLSARNLARLRETIASPHGIFFVCGPTGSGKTTTLHSVLGHLNTPETKIWTAEDPVEITQKGLRQVQVNRKAGLDFATLMRAFLRADPDVIMVGEMRDQETVSVGIEASLTGHLVLSTLHTNSAPESIVRLLDMGMDPFNFADALLGVLAQRLARRLCARCRQPYHPDAAEIDHLLDEYCADMASVPAFQADPAAARAALLAEWQAQWADAQGRFTLYRAVGCQECNKGYRGRVGLHELMIATDEIRRLIQARSTVAALRAKALSEGMRTLRQDGIEKVLAGILDMVQVRKVCAR
- a CDS encoding FimV family protein, translated to MHAVALGEVLSLSALGEPLRIDIQLAAGTLDEAGECLRIAPGAAGAGPWVSRARISTSSHNGKVVTISAPTPINEPVLRLGIDNVCAARLRREYTLLLPFPVTRPTAADQTVANPVANPMAADASAAPAGPSPRPTPPAQRAAPTAAYQTWTTAPGESLESLAAALFPGQPAARERFIDEVVRANPTLFPDRGARSLALEPGTELLVPDPARLRIPAPTATARPKRAAGALGAPAPAATPSRPAPPPDAPQTDRLVVQMTNDRPATDAGTASHSGNDVDARERQLLTAIDRSIQAQLELLERIRELERLQAELIERANRLGTIPVTAPNPPAVEQPAAQPELTAKQPPDARPSRDWPLFLALFAASVAVLFGWQRLAQRRRRAALAHQTAAEATTEPPAALWPDDARVASGLESARAVADAERAAAQPQPAPPAYAWAAPSVAPIAVEDDIEEHESAVELAEIMMSFGRVQGAAETLAEFLRSNPRRAVQPWLKLLDVYRAAGMRAEFDGLARQLNKTFNVQTVTWDNYDAARAAAHHIEDMPHLVDTLVRTWRTVECQAYLEKLLRDNRDGTRQGFPLSVVDELLTLAAVLEAQLGRYRPPEAAG
- a CDS encoding Stp1/IreP family PP2C-type Ser/Thr phosphatase, giving the protein MQASSLAVRWAALSDVGLQRVRNEDAFLVEPGLSYAVVADGMGGHNAGDVAARIVIDTIGEVLRQRLPEYGVDARASALRAAVLAANDAVRAAAARDRGLTGMGATVVVANPCADGLIFASVGDSRLYRLRAGRLDQLTHDHTMLQELVDGGMISPEQARRVPFRGMLTRALGVEDEVLVDVGRTDLQPGDLLLMCSDGLTDMVDADELASLLAAPGDVQACAATLVASANAEGGRDNITVVLAAVTDDRSPNAGG
- a CDS encoding FHA domain-containing protein produces the protein MPKLILSMDGLVLKEVILKKERTTIGRKPDNDIQIDNLAISGHHAVIVCILNDAFLEDLNSTNGTYVNGQPVKKHVLKNHDVIELGKYRLKFLVDAAPSGAGAVDVVDTAALRAAGAPEVEALTATSLERSQVRTQHFPPETFETPQTPSALPEGALQVLSGPNAGRELALTKSLTTLGKPGNQVAVITRRPHGYYITHVEGAYFPMVNGKTLDAQAHRLNDHDIIEIAGVKMEFFLRS
- a CDS encoding DUF2889 domain-containing protein yields the protein MPLSAPKSPRQRVHTRRIEIEGFRRDDGLLELDACLRDVKELDYSIASGVRRAGDPVHEMRVRITIDAAFNIVDAEACSDWVPYPGGCDTIGPAYRNLIGLNLVRGFRRTVAEMFADVRGCSHITELLFSLPTAAIQTFATFRRDNEDHGEKPFQLDRCHALETGSETVRRYYPKWYRANRAGS